One Thermotoga sp. genomic window, GCATTGAAACATCTGTAAAGATCCGGATGGAATCCCCAAGGTTCTCCTGCAAATCCTCCATGTGCAGTGTTGACCACCTCGAATTGTCCTTCTCCTGCAAGTGTTGAAGCAGATGCGGAAACGTTGTACTCAACCTCTATTCCGAACTCTTTCCATTGTTCTGCTATTCCTTCTATGACGATGTTTGCCATGTCAGTTGGATCGGGTCCCCTGAGGATCGTTATCTTCCACAGATCTCCGTTGGGAAGATGCCACTTTCCATCTTTGTCCCTGTAAAATCCATGCTTTTTCAACAGTTTCTCTGCTACATCTGGTGCGTATTTCCACCAGCCATAACCCAGAGTCAAGCGTACTTCCTCCTCGTTATTTGGATCGATGTTTACCTTGTACATCTTCCGCGCCCAATCAAGAAGTCTCCAAGGAGCCTGAGGATCCCATGGTTTGAAAGTTTCCCCGTTTCCAAGATCGAGCGTGAGATTCTCAAGCCATGGTTCCAGTCGTTTGAAGTACCATTCATAGAAGTTTTTATTCACAACCAATGGAAGGCCAGGGGTCATAGCGACCATTCCATCGTACGTGGAAATCGCCAACTTTACTATATCTATGGATAGCGCGAGAGCCCATCTAAC contains:
- a CDS encoding ABC transporter substrate-binding protein; the protein is VRWALALSIDIVKLAISTYDGMVAMTPGLPLVVNKNFYEWYFKRLEPWLENLTLDLGNGETFKPWDPQAPWRLLDWARKMYKVNIDPNNEEEVRLTLGYGWWKYAPDVAEKLLKKHGFYRDKDGKWHLPNGDLWKITILRGPDPTDMANIVIEGIAEQWKEFGIEVEYNVSASASTLAGEGQFEVVNTAHGGFAGEPWGFHPDLYRCFNAFRSDFVKPIGELTLGSALRWSDPRMDKIIEELERTDWNDYDKIIELGVEGLKIEIEEMIAIPAFNCPITIVFDEYYWTNFPSPDNDYARCDNFTTWPQLKYLLHKVQPTGRR